From the genome of Bicyclus anynana chromosome 20, ilBicAnyn1.1, whole genome shotgun sequence, one region includes:
- the LOC112047068 gene encoding uncharacterized protein LOC112047068 isoform X2 — MEETNLKIDIPKVCTKLAEDYVSTITQRRAAGMEKEKWFDQWLLEELDNGRDMKTTVTIGNLFCELCKEAGILVMISLYPEDDMQVSEVLYETPDGCVGVLSACSDVDSAVDAFVAASTRTVAPYPWRLRWLLVQESAMERFTRALESRPPAERRAFALEHAGELPPGAVPVEAYRTTREALALLAARAPFAVAAFAADAAEANEVAFAARVPLVWINGHGAFGGPPLGAAAVYLSGVRRAPAGLPDRARWLALAPATRRARLCEALHKFSDYDPQYDSVLDISCDSAVAVDGRLWIATKTLVDFLVINPRQYIFHVNAAYPDPTQSDNASNKSSISESNAVMSFTQVLNYLLAGGAVLMDSWGSSDADRLKALVALLSEVGAPVAWVSETSKNYPPTYTTYTVKTISSTIGTIFAN, encoded by the exons ATGGAAGAGACAAATCTAAAGATAGATATACCAAAAGTTTGCACAAAGCTAGCTGAA GACTATGTAAGCACTATAACTCAACGTCGTGCTGCAGGAATGGAAAAAGAAAAATGGTTTGACCAATGGCTTCTAGAGGAACTTGATAATGGCAGAGATAT GAAGACCACAGTAACCATAGGCAATCTTTTTTGTGAACTCTGCAAAGAAGCTGG CATACTTGTGATGATATCCCTTTATCCAGAAGACGATATGCAAG TATCTGAGGTGTTGTATGAGACGCCAGATGGCTGCGTGGGCGTGCTCAGTGCGTGCAGCGATGTGGACTCCGCCGTGGACGCGTTTGTTGCCGCGTCCACGAGG ACTGTTGCGCCGTACCCGTGGCGGCTGCGCTGGCTGCTGGTGCAGGAGAGCGCCATGGAGCGCTTCACGCGCGCGCTCGAGTCGCGCCCGCCGGCCGAGCGGCGCGCCTTCGCGCTGGAGCACGCCGGTGAACTGCCGCCCGGCGCCGTGCCCGTGGAGGCGTACCGCACCACGCGCGAGGCGCTGGCGCTGCTGGCGGCGCGCGCCCCGTTCGCCGTGGCCGCGTTCGCCGCGGACGCCGCCGAGGCGAACGAGGTGGCGTTCGCCGCGCGCGTGCCGCTCGTGTGGATCAACGGGCACGGCGCGTTCGGCGGGCCGCCGCTGGGCGCCGCGGCGGTGTACTTGAGCGGGGTGCGTCGCGCGCCGGCCGGTCTGCCGGACCGCGCGCGGTGGCTTGCGCTCGCGCCGGCGACGCGTCGTGCGAGACTCTGCGAAGCGCTGCACAAATTCAGCGACTACGATCCGCAATATGATAGCGTATTAGATATAAGCTGCGACTCCGCTGTCGCAGTCGACGGCCGTCTGTGGATTGCTACTAAAACACTTGTAGACTTCCTTGTAATCAATCCACggcaatatatttttcatgtcaACGCCGCCTACCCTGACCCCACCCAGAGTGATAATGCTTCGAACAAATCGAGTATTTCCGAGAGTAATGCTGTAATGTCCTTTACGCAAGTCCTCAACTACTTGTTGGCGGGCGGCGCGGTGCTGATGGATTCTTGGGGATCGTCGGACGCCGATCGCCTCAAAGCTCTAGTCGCGTTGTTGTCGGAGGTGGGCGCGCCAGTCGCGTGGGTCAGCGAGACTTCTAAGAACTACCCCCCGACTTACACGACCTACACTGTTAAAACGATAAGTTCAACTATTGGTACAATATTTGCAAATTaa
- the LOC112047064 gene encoding lipase 3-like, with amino-acid sequence MCADVRQVTVSALHTMRAVYLLLCVALAHHAAASIFRHQLRPRTDSLVIQPLDYVDQHHAKEMKIRLRRPDSSEESKERIYDDLSDYATLRSGRNWNSPLFSVLAQGEAIPYGDVIEWHGVEIATGPKSPVNNKKDIERIFNHAYKVMKHMTEEDKKKIHEAFATTALAANEDVHLNATQLIKKHGYGVEEHVVKTDDGYLLTLFRIQPRQALVEDQRPVVFLMHGFLGSADEWLLSGPEKSLAYLLTEAGYDVWLGNVRGTKYSRRHVSKHASHPDFWHFSIDEIALHDLPAMIDHTLKTSGQKKLHYVGYSQGSTVFFAWAATVPETGDKILSMHALAPMVYMTNVRSPPMRMIAPGSHFYERIIEELGDGEYKPSKELVHTIGGSMCEKVIGCEHICSNENFVTAGPDTAGMDADVIPVIVSHLPAGASARQVKQFGQGVSSQEFRKYDYGVDINKMVYGHPQPPAYNMTEVKVPVTLYYSEEDWLVHPKDVERLQKELPDVRGTYKVSEKHFSHMDFQFSNKAPEVVYKKLVESLQTTKPLSL; translated from the coding sequence ATGTGTGCGGACGTGAGGCAAGTCACAGTTTCCGCACTCCACACCATGAGGGCTGTCTACCTCCTGCTCTGCGTCGCTCTGGCCCACCACGCCGCCGCCAGCATCTTCCGCCACCAGCTGCGGCCTCGCACCGACAGCCTCGTCATCCAGCCGCTGGACTACGTCGACCAGCACCATGCCAAGGAGATGAAGATCCGCCTCCGACGACCGGACTCCTCCGAGGAATCCAAGGAACGCATCTACGACGACCTGAGCGACTACGCAACTCTCCGATCCGGCAGGAACTGGAACTCCCCGCTGTTCTCCGTCCTAGCGCAGGGTGAAGCTATACCTTACGGCGACGTCATCGAATGGCACGGCGTCGAAATTGCCACCGGACCGAAGTCGCCCGTCAACAACAAGAAGGATATCGAGAGGATCTTCAATCACGCCTACAAAGTCATGAAACACATGACCGAGGAAGATAAGAAGAAGATCCACGAGGCCTTCGCAACCACTGCCCTCGCCGCCAACGAAGACGTCCACCTGAATGCAACGCAACTGATCAAGAAACACGGCTACGGAGTAGAGGAACACGTCGTCAAAACAGATGACGGCTACTTGCTCACTCTGTTCCGCATCCAGCCGAGACAAGCGCTTGTAGAAGACCAGCGCCCCGTCGTCTTCCTCATGCACGGATTCTTAGGCAGCGCTGACGAATGGCTGCTGTCGGGCCCGGAGAAGTCACTCGCCTACCTCCTGACGGAGGCCGGATACGACGTATGGCTCGGCAACGTCCGCGGAACCAAGTACTCCCGCCGTCACGTCAGCAAACACGCATCTCACCCCGACTTCTGGCACTTCAGCATCGACGAAATCGCCCTCCACGATTTACCCGCCATGATCGACCACACGCTAAAAACGTCGGGACAGAAGAAGTTGCACTACGTGGGATACTCTCAAGGCTCCACCGTGTTCTTCGCTTGGGCGGCGACGGTGCCCGAGACCGGCGACAAAATCTTATCGATGCACGCGCTAGCGCCGATGGTCTACATGACGAACGTTCGCAGCCCTCCGATGCGGATGATCGCCCCCGGCAGCCACTTCTACGAGCGCATCATCGAGGAACTCGGAGACGGGGAGTACAAACCCAGCAAGGAGCTGGTCCACACGATCGGAGGAAGCATGTGCGAGAAGGTAATCGGATGCGAGCACATCTGCTCGAACGAGAACTTCGTAACGGCCGGCCCCGACACCGCCGGCATGGACGCTGACGTCATCCCCGTGATCGTGAGCCACTTACCCGCCGGAGCGTCAGCGAGACAGGTCAAGCAGTTCGGTCAGGGCGTGTCGTCACAGGAATTCAGGAAGTACGACTACGGTGTCGACATCAATAAGATGGTGTACGGTCACCCGCAGCCGCCAGCGTACAACATGACCGAAGTGAAAGTCCCAGTGACCCTTTACTACAGCGAAGAGGACTGGCTGGTGCATCCGAAGGACGTGGAAAGGCTGCAGAAAGAGTTGCCCGACGTGCGAGGAACATACAAAGTGTCCGAGAAACATTTCAGCCACATGGACTTCCAGTTCTCCAATAAAGCTCCAGAGGTTGTATACAAGAAGCTGGTAGAATCCCTCCAGACAACCAAACCTCTTagcttgtaa
- the LOC112047054 gene encoding uncharacterized protein LOC112047054 translates to MILVHNISEIPEKLFNLARKLEENVELFCQLDYLIRETPICETKNVEMQLLIQNLLDCSKNTPGRIFRGGFKTSLAVLGCVAQGLMSKITHVVIESSAQTAAVCSLFTDLCHQVGLKEKVRLALLDDNDIQYSSAALDLKEMHVYVPKSYNCYLGVSELKNGIVGIVSAKSDVESAVDTFLASTDRFPWNVTKILLQEGVMEHFKKSLEWKINSTRDKYRNSYRESRIIDDKLRTLSAAAYNYEKKIFLFEFTGKELDEDSFGIILVDAYRTTKELLAMLKGTNHFGASIWCNDIAESNEIAFNIESNIIWINDFCNFTGPPKSAQAFYSLVDAHFSTALIKETSDTDELMKLRESWLAIKKTKREDIVRNILKNAPMPKNSFARKMEMEKLDLKDIDAAFDNFSFVENNTLCYGVEMRPFLMKSIDPLDVATVLFILKGGGVVIDSRSINDNDAFTKYVFEELRDHGAPILSYKESFRYGIFRILASPIYKMKVVWSRFGTIFAN, encoded by the exons ATGATTTTGGTTCACAACATAAGTGAAATACCGGAAAAGCTTTTTAATTTGGCGAGAAAACTGGAGGAAAACGTAGAGTTGTTCTGCCAATTGGACTATTTGATACGAGAAACTCCTATATGTGAGACCAAAAACGTAGAAATGCAGTTGTTAATTCAAAATCTACTTGACTGTAGCAAGAACACGCCGGGTAGAATATTCCGTGGAGGATTTA AGACTTCGCTGGCTGTGCTGGGATGCGTGGCTCAGGGCCTTATGTCCAAGATCACCCACGTGGTCATCGAGAGCAGCGCGCAGACCGCGGCGGTGTGCTCTCTCTTCACTGATCTCTGCCATCAAGTCGG TCTCAAAGAAAAGGTGCGGTTAGCGCTATTGGATGACAATGATATTCAATACAGCTCAGCGGCTTTAGATTTGAAAGAAATGCACG TATACGTCCCTAAAAGTTACAATTGTTATCTTGGTGTTTCAGAGTTGAAAAATGGAATTGTTGGCATAGTAAGTGCTAAGTCTGACGTAGAATCGGCAGTTGATACGTTCCTTGCCTCTACCGATAGG TTTCCTTGGAATGTTACGAAGATTTTATTACAAGAAGGCGTTATGGAGCATTTCAAGAAATCGCTGGAGTGGAAGATAAACTCAACCCGCGACAAATACCGAAACAGTTATCGGGAATCTAGAATAATAGACGACAAATTACGAACACTCAGCGCCGCCGCGTACAATTATGAGAAGAAAATATTCCTCTTCGAGTTTACTGGCAAAGAGTTAGATGAAGACAGTTTTGGCATCATCCTGGTCGATGCCTATAGGACTACTAAGGAGTTGCTGGCAATGCTAAAAG GCACAAATCACTTCGGCGCATCGATCTGGTGCAATGATATAGCCGAATCCAATGAAATAGCCTTCAACATTGAGTCCAACATCATTTGGATCAACGACTTCTGCAATTTCACCGGCCCACCGAAGTCTGCGCAAGCTTTCTACTCTCTGGTCGACGCACATTTCTCAACCGCTTTAATTAAAGAAACTTCAGACACCGACGAACTAATGAAGCTAAGGGAATCATGGCTCGCAATCAAAAAAACGAAACGTGAAGACATTGTGAGGAATATATTGAAGAATGCACCGATGCCTAAAAATAGTTTTGCCAGAAAAATGGAGATGGAGAAACTTGATTTAAAAGATATAGATGCCGCGTTCGATAACTTTTCGTTCGTcgaaaataatacattatgttACGGTGTCGAAATGAGACCTTTTTTAATGAAGTCAATTGATCCTTTGGATGTTGCTACAGTTTTGTTTATATTGAAAGGAGGTGGTGTTGTGATTGATTCAAGATCAATCAATGATAATGATGCCTTCACTAAATATGTCTTCGAAGAGTTGCGAGATCACGGTGCACCCATTTTAAGCTATAAGGAAAGCTTCCGTTACGGAATCTTCCGTATCTTGGCCTCACCGATCTACAAAATGAAAGTCGTTTGGAGTCGTTTCGGAACAATATTTGCTAATtag
- the LOC112047068 gene encoding uncharacterized protein LOC112047068 isoform X1, with protein MEETNLKIDIPKVCTKLAEDYVSTITQRRAAGMEKEKWFDQWLLEELDNGRDMYETFGNLTAINPSVAKMYSEENFLALAQKIEENTELICQLEYLHRNIPISDTKNVDLKLIMQSLIYRSSFVQSPLYSPHKEVHFKSDTPLYLLGYVAYCPPDSQFLIICRKTTVTIGNLFCELCKEAGILVMISLYPEDDMQVSEVLYETPDGCVGVLSACSDVDSAVDAFVAASTRTVAPYPWRLRWLLVQESAMERFTRALESRPPAERRAFALEHAGELPPGAVPVEAYRTTREALALLAARAPFAVAAFAADAAEANEVAFAARVPLVWINGHGAFGGPPLGAAAVYLSGVRRAPAGLPDRARWLALAPATRRARLCEALHKFSDYDPQYDSVLDISCDSAVAVDGRLWIATKTLVDFLVINPRQYIFHVNAAYPDPTQSDNASNKSSISESNAVMSFTQVLNYLLAGGAVLMDSWGSSDADRLKALVALLSEVGAPVAWVSETSKNYPPTYTTYTVKTISSTIGTIFAN; from the exons ATGGAAGAGACAAATCTAAAGATAGATATACCAAAAGTTTGCACAAAGCTAGCTGAA GACTATGTAAGCACTATAACTCAACGTCGTGCTGCAGGAATGGAAAAAGAAAAATGGTTTGACCAATGGCTTCTAGAGGAACTTGATAATGGCAGAGATATGTACGAGACATTTGGAAATTTAACAGCAATAAATCCAAGTGTCGCAAAAATGTATTCTGAAGAGAATTTTTTGGCTTTGGCAcagaaaatagaagaaaatacAGAATTAATCTGTCAGCTCGAGTACTTACACAGAAATATTCCAATTAGTGATACAAAAAATGTTGATTTGAAATTGATAATGCAAAGCCTCATTTATAGAAGTTCATTTGTGCAAAGTCCACTTTATT cTCCTCATAAGGAAGTGCATTTTAAAAGCGACACACCTCTATATCTACTTGGCTATGTGGCATACTGTCCACCTGATAGCCAATTCTTAATTATTTGCAGGAAGACCACAGTAACCATAGGCAATCTTTTTTGTGAACTCTGCAAAGAAGCTGG CATACTTGTGATGATATCCCTTTATCCAGAAGACGATATGCAAG TATCTGAGGTGTTGTATGAGACGCCAGATGGCTGCGTGGGCGTGCTCAGTGCGTGCAGCGATGTGGACTCCGCCGTGGACGCGTTTGTTGCCGCGTCCACGAGG ACTGTTGCGCCGTACCCGTGGCGGCTGCGCTGGCTGCTGGTGCAGGAGAGCGCCATGGAGCGCTTCACGCGCGCGCTCGAGTCGCGCCCGCCGGCCGAGCGGCGCGCCTTCGCGCTGGAGCACGCCGGTGAACTGCCGCCCGGCGCCGTGCCCGTGGAGGCGTACCGCACCACGCGCGAGGCGCTGGCGCTGCTGGCGGCGCGCGCCCCGTTCGCCGTGGCCGCGTTCGCCGCGGACGCCGCCGAGGCGAACGAGGTGGCGTTCGCCGCGCGCGTGCCGCTCGTGTGGATCAACGGGCACGGCGCGTTCGGCGGGCCGCCGCTGGGCGCCGCGGCGGTGTACTTGAGCGGGGTGCGTCGCGCGCCGGCCGGTCTGCCGGACCGCGCGCGGTGGCTTGCGCTCGCGCCGGCGACGCGTCGTGCGAGACTCTGCGAAGCGCTGCACAAATTCAGCGACTACGATCCGCAATATGATAGCGTATTAGATATAAGCTGCGACTCCGCTGTCGCAGTCGACGGCCGTCTGTGGATTGCTACTAAAACACTTGTAGACTTCCTTGTAATCAATCCACggcaatatatttttcatgtcaACGCCGCCTACCCTGACCCCACCCAGAGTGATAATGCTTCGAACAAATCGAGTATTTCCGAGAGTAATGCTGTAATGTCCTTTACGCAAGTCCTCAACTACTTGTTGGCGGGCGGCGCGGTGCTGATGGATTCTTGGGGATCGTCGGACGCCGATCGCCTCAAAGCTCTAGTCGCGTTGTTGTCGGAGGTGGGCGCGCCAGTCGCGTGGGTCAGCGAGACTTCTAAGAACTACCCCCCGACTTACACGACCTACACTGTTAAAACGATAAGTTCAACTATTGGTACAATATTTGCAAATTaa